A single genomic interval of Brevibacillus brevis harbors:
- the rpoD gene encoding RNA polymerase sigma factor RpoD: MNKQNITSDMEATSIEQVKEQLVELGKKRGALSYKEITARLAGFEQDSDQMDEFFEYLGDQGIEINNNENEDDDDEVDQMIIKDEDNEEFDFDDLSVPPGIKINDPVRMYLKEIGRVPLLSAEEEIKLAQRIEQGDEEAKRRLAEANLRLVVSIAKRYVGRGMLFLDLIQEGNMGLIKAVEKFDYRKGYKFSTYATWWIRQAITRAIADQARTIRIPVHMVETINKLIRVSRQLLQELGREPMPEEIAEKMDLTPEKVREIMKIAQEPVSLETPIGEEDDSHLGDFIEDQDALEPSDAAAYELLKEQLEDVLDTLTDREENVLRLRFGLDDGRTRTLEEVGKVFGVTRERIRQIEAKALRKLRHPSRSKRLKDFLE; encoded by the coding sequence ATGAACAAGCAAAATATTACTTCCGACATGGAAGCAACGTCCATCGAACAAGTGAAGGAACAACTGGTCGAATTAGGTAAGAAACGCGGCGCACTGTCGTATAAGGAGATTACTGCTCGTCTGGCAGGTTTTGAGCAGGATTCTGATCAAATGGATGAGTTTTTTGAATATCTTGGTGATCAAGGCATTGAGATTAACAACAATGAGAATGAAGATGACGACGATGAAGTCGATCAAATGATCATCAAGGACGAGGACAACGAAGAATTTGATTTTGACGATCTCTCCGTTCCGCCTGGAATCAAGATCAATGACCCTGTACGGATGTATCTGAAGGAAATTGGTCGAGTTCCTCTGCTCTCCGCAGAAGAGGAGATTAAACTGGCACAGCGAATTGAACAAGGTGATGAGGAAGCCAAAAGACGTCTGGCTGAGGCGAACTTGCGATTGGTTGTATCGATTGCGAAGCGTTATGTAGGACGCGGCATGCTATTTCTCGACTTGATTCAAGAAGGGAACATGGGTCTGATTAAAGCGGTGGAAAAGTTTGACTATCGCAAAGGCTACAAGTTCAGTACGTATGCGACCTGGTGGATTCGCCAAGCGATTACCCGTGCTATTGCAGACCAGGCTAGAACGATCCGGATTCCGGTTCATATGGTGGAAACGATCAATAAATTGATCCGCGTTTCCCGCCAGCTTCTGCAAGAGCTAGGTCGTGAACCTATGCCAGAAGAAATCGCTGAAAAAATGGATCTCACTCCGGAAAAAGTTCGGGAAATCATGAAGATTGCTCAAGAACCAGTATCCCTGGAGACTCCAATTGGGGAAGAAGACGACTCCCACTTAGGTGATTTCATTGAGGATCAGGATGCATTGGAGCCATCTGATGCAGCTGCCTATGAACTTTTGAAAGAACAGTTGGAAGACGTTTTGGATACATTAACAGACCGGGAAGAAAATGTACTGCGTCTGCGTTTTGGATTAGATGACGGTCGTACACGGACGTTAGAAGAAGTAGGGAAAGTGTTTGGCGTAACCCGTGAACGGATTCGTCAGATCGAAGCAAAAGCGCTTCGCAAATTGCGTCATCCGAGTAGAAGTAAACGCTTAAAAGATTTCTTGGAATAA
- the dnaG gene encoding DNA primase produces the protein MTGPTSDEFVNQVRAAVDIVDVVGEYVQLRKSGRAFLGLCPFHSEKSPSFNVNAERQFFHCFGCGAGGDIFSFLMKLEQLTFPEALHKLAERAGISVPQPQQVEESPEKRMKHAMQEAHTFVSRLYHYVLTKTPYGAEAMKYLAKRGMSEATIAEYQIGFAPDSWDFVTQQLTKRGFSQELMVEAGLLARSDAGKIFDRFRGRIMFPIQDSQGNVIGFGGRLLQGSKPNSNQKSQPKYLNSPESLLFNKSATLFNLHRARPIIRKKKEALLFEGYVDVISAWQAGFMQGIATLGTALTEQQARILRRNTESVVLCYDGDAAGQEATSKAIHVLQQAGLIVRVAPLPQGVDPDDYIRQHGAEAFSQQVLLQAMPITAFRLKHLRSQFVIKDETDKARLIAKAVEIINELNSPVERDMYQRQLAEEYSLTLGDLKWESKRAYNQQKSERQRDKVTPAWNNSINNGKVTLAKTLPPAYHTAERMLLYYMMRNEEIAARVQHECSAHFQVDEHDALAAYLYAYYAEGNPEDPGKFIHYVQDDLLKQLASGLAMMECNNDVSELEIGDYIKQVNNYPKRAELERLRDEQRSLHLQAAAADSEDARKQLELQAAVTGMKILELENALKEG, from the coding sequence ATGACTGGTCCCACTTCAGATGAATTTGTAAATCAAGTGCGTGCCGCTGTCGACATCGTAGACGTTGTAGGAGAGTACGTTCAACTGAGAAAAAGCGGTCGTGCCTTTCTCGGTCTATGTCCGTTTCACTCTGAAAAGAGCCCTTCCTTCAACGTAAATGCAGAGCGACAGTTTTTTCATTGCTTTGGCTGTGGAGCAGGTGGGGATATCTTTTCCTTTTTAATGAAACTGGAGCAATTGACTTTTCCAGAGGCACTGCACAAATTGGCGGAGCGTGCCGGGATATCTGTGCCCCAGCCGCAGCAGGTAGAGGAATCACCTGAAAAACGGATGAAACATGCGATGCAGGAAGCGCATACGTTCGTTTCACGCCTCTACCACTACGTGCTTACGAAAACTCCTTATGGCGCAGAAGCGATGAAGTATCTCGCAAAGCGCGGAATGTCTGAGGCGACAATCGCCGAATACCAAATCGGATTCGCCCCGGATTCATGGGATTTCGTGACGCAGCAGTTAACAAAGCGGGGATTTTCACAGGAATTGATGGTAGAGGCAGGGCTTTTGGCCAGGAGCGATGCAGGAAAAATCTTTGATCGCTTTCGAGGTCGTATCATGTTTCCGATCCAGGATTCCCAAGGTAACGTCATCGGATTTGGTGGGCGGTTACTGCAAGGATCGAAGCCCAATTCCAACCAAAAGTCTCAACCCAAGTATCTGAATAGCCCGGAAAGCCTTTTGTTCAACAAAAGCGCTACGCTGTTTAATCTTCATCGTGCGCGCCCCATTATTAGAAAGAAAAAAGAGGCGCTGTTGTTTGAAGGATATGTCGATGTTATATCGGCATGGCAGGCGGGTTTTATGCAAGGTATTGCCACTTTGGGAACAGCCTTGACGGAGCAGCAGGCCAGAATTCTTCGTCGCAATACAGAGTCAGTTGTACTCTGTTATGACGGAGATGCTGCAGGACAAGAAGCAACGAGCAAAGCGATTCACGTTTTGCAGCAAGCCGGTTTGATCGTTCGAGTAGCTCCACTTCCACAAGGAGTGGACCCGGATGATTACATCCGCCAGCATGGGGCTGAAGCATTTTCCCAGCAGGTATTGTTACAGGCGATGCCAATTACGGCTTTCCGTCTGAAACATTTACGCAGTCAGTTCGTAATAAAAGATGAGACGGACAAAGCTCGCTTAATCGCGAAGGCGGTCGAAATCATCAACGAACTCAACAGCCCGGTGGAACGGGACATGTATCAACGGCAATTGGCAGAAGAATACTCCCTTACTCTCGGTGATCTCAAATGGGAGTCCAAACGTGCTTACAATCAGCAAAAAAGTGAGCGCCAAAGGGATAAAGTGACGCCAGCATGGAATAATAGTATAAATAATGGCAAAGTTACGCTCGCGAAAACACTGCCACCCGCTTATCACACGGCTGAGCGCATGCTGCTTTACTACATGATGCGGAACGAAGAAATAGCCGCCCGCGTCCAACATGAATGCAGCGCCCACTTTCAAGTGGATGAACACGATGCGCTGGCTGCCTACCTGTACGCCTACTATGCAGAGGGAAACCCGGAAGACCCTGGAAAGTTTATACATTATGTGCAAGACGATTTGTTAAAGCAATTAGCCTCGGGATTGGCCATGATGGAGTGCAACAACGACGTATCTGAATTAGAGATCGGTGACTACATCAAACAAGTGAATAACTACCCGAAGCGTGCCGAGTTGGAACGATTGCGCGATGAGCAGCGGAGCTTACACCTCCAAGCGGCCGCAGCGGACAGCGAGGATGCGCGCAAACAACTTGAACTTCAAGCAGCCGTTACAGGGATGAAGATTCTTGAATTGGAAAATGCTTTAAAAGAAGGGTAG
- the glyQ gene encoding glycine--tRNA ligase subunit alpha — protein sequence MKMTFQDIILTLQNFWAKQNCLIVQPYDVEKGAGTLNPMTFLRSIGPEPWNVAYVEPSRRPADGRYGENPNRLYQHHQFQVIMKPSPDNIQELYLESLRELGIEPLEHDIRFVEDNWEHPGLGAWGLGWEVWLDGMEITQFTYFQQVGGLECKPVAVELTYGLERLASYIQEKENVFDLEWCNGYTYGDVFLQPEYEHSKYTFELSDVDMLFSLYNTYEAEAKRLMAQRLVYPAYDYVLKCSHTFNLLDARGAISVTERTGYIARVRNLSREVAQTYYKERERLGFPLLQKGNADAADQVNQVKGEDTNE from the coding sequence ATGAAAATGACATTTCAAGACATCATTTTGACGCTGCAAAACTTTTGGGCAAAGCAAAACTGTCTCATTGTCCAGCCGTATGACGTTGAAAAAGGGGCAGGTACGCTAAATCCAATGACCTTCCTTCGTTCCATTGGACCTGAGCCGTGGAATGTGGCATATGTAGAGCCTTCCCGTCGCCCGGCTGACGGACGCTATGGGGAAAACCCGAACCGTTTGTATCAGCATCACCAGTTCCAAGTAATCATGAAGCCATCACCGGACAACATTCAGGAGCTGTACCTGGAGAGCTTGCGCGAACTCGGAATTGAGCCACTTGAGCATGACATCCGATTTGTAGAGGACAACTGGGAACACCCGGGTCTCGGCGCATGGGGCTTAGGCTGGGAAGTTTGGCTGGACGGAATGGAAATCACACAGTTCACGTACTTCCAGCAAGTGGGCGGTCTGGAATGTAAACCAGTGGCAGTCGAGCTGACTTACGGACTGGAGCGTTTGGCTTCCTATATTCAAGAGAAAGAAAATGTGTTTGATCTGGAATGGTGCAACGGATATACGTACGGTGATGTATTCCTGCAACCAGAATACGAGCATTCCAAATACACATTTGAGCTGTCTGATGTCGACATGCTGTTCTCTCTCTACAATACGTATGAGGCAGAAGCAAAAAGACTGATGGCACAGAGACTGGTTTACCCGGCATACGACTACGTTCTGAAATGCTCCCACACCTTCAATTTGCTTGATGCGCGTGGAGCCATCAGTGTGACGGAGCGTACAGGCTACATCGCTCGTGTACGTAATCTGTCTCGTGAAGTAGCACAAACCTACTACAAAGAGCGTGAGCGCCTCGGTTTCCCGCTTTTGCAAAAAGGCAATGCAGACGCTGCGGATCAAGTGAATCAGGTGAAGGGAGAGGATACAAATGAGTAA
- a CDS encoding pyruvate, water dikinase regulatory protein, with amino-acid sequence MQGKQQGQLIYVVSDSIGETAELVVRAGASQFDRFLFDVQKYPYIEDKESIDEIIASAKESRAMIVFTLVIPELNAYITQQAALHGIPALDVMGPLMNTLQGMLKEPPTGKPGLVRRLDEEYFRKVDAIEFAVKYDDGRDPRGLLRADVVLIGVSRTSKTPLSMYLANKRLKVANVPLVPEVEPPEELFQLPIERCIGLTINPEQLNGIRTERLKALGLTAQANYANLERIAEELAYSKRIIERLGCTVIDVSNKAVEETANIILEMIRKNNLRNERK; translated from the coding sequence ATGCAAGGTAAACAGCAAGGACAGCTCATCTATGTAGTCTCAGACTCCATCGGCGAAACGGCCGAACTTGTCGTTCGCGCAGGAGCTAGTCAGTTTGATCGTTTTTTGTTTGATGTACAAAAGTATCCGTATATAGAAGACAAGGAATCGATTGACGAAATCATTGCATCGGCAAAAGAATCGCGGGCAATGATCGTGTTCACTCTGGTCATTCCGGAGCTGAATGCGTATATTACACAACAAGCTGCTCTTCACGGAATTCCGGCTCTCGATGTTATGGGGCCGTTGATGAATACATTGCAGGGCATGTTGAAAGAGCCACCAACAGGAAAACCGGGTTTGGTACGCCGTCTGGATGAAGAGTATTTCCGCAAAGTAGACGCCATCGAGTTTGCCGTCAAATACGACGATGGACGCGACCCACGTGGCCTGTTGCGTGCAGATGTGGTTTTGATTGGCGTTTCGCGGACTTCCAAGACGCCACTTTCCATGTATTTGGCTAACAAGCGACTTAAGGTTGCCAATGTTCCGCTTGTCCCTGAGGTAGAGCCGCCAGAAGAATTGTTCCAACTGCCAATAGAAAGGTGTATTGGGCTTACCATCAATCCGGAGCAACTGAACGGCATTCGAACAGAGCGTCTGAAGGCACTGGGATTGACAGCACAAGCAAATTACGCCAATCTCGAACGGATTGCCGAAGAACTGGCTTATTCCAAGCGCATTATTGAGCGCCTCGGATGTACCGTAATTGATGTTTCCAACAAGGCAGTGGAAGAAACGGCAAACATCATTTTGGAGATGATTCGAAAAAACAATCTCCGTAATGAAAGGAAATAG
- a CDS encoding helix-turn-helix transcriptional regulator translates to MVIELTKRQEHILQIVKDDGPITGEHIAERLNLTRATLRPDLSILTMSGYLEARPRVGYFYAGRPASSVISERLHKLLVNDYKAVPIVVSESASAYDAIVTLFLEDVGTLFVVNQKGYLAGVISRKDLLRASLGNKTLEDVPVSIIMSRMPNIITCAPDETLYAAAKKLIDFQIDSLPVVRPSEEDPKQMELLGRVTKTTIAKAFVELGSEPKV, encoded by the coding sequence TTGGTCATCGAGCTTACCAAACGACAAGAGCACATCTTACAGATAGTGAAGGATGACGGACCGATAACAGGAGAGCATATCGCGGAGCGACTGAATTTGACTCGCGCGACGCTTCGCCCTGATTTATCCATCCTCACAATGTCAGGATATTTAGAAGCCAGACCTCGGGTCGGGTATTTTTATGCCGGCAGACCCGCAAGCTCAGTCATAAGTGAACGGCTTCACAAGCTTCTCGTCAATGACTACAAGGCTGTACCGATTGTGGTTTCCGAATCCGCCTCGGCTTACGACGCCATCGTTACCCTCTTTTTGGAGGATGTTGGCACATTATTCGTCGTCAATCAAAAAGGATATTTGGCTGGCGTGATTTCACGAAAAGACCTCCTGCGGGCTTCTTTAGGCAATAAGACGCTGGAGGATGTGCCGGTCAGCATTATCATGTCTAGGATGCCGAATATCATTACATGCGCACCTGATGAGACCTTGTACGCAGCCGCTAAAAAGCTGATTGATTTTCAGATTGATTCGCTGCCTGTCGTAAGGCCTAGCGAGGAAGATCCGAAGCAAATGGAGCTGTTGGGGCGCGTCACCAAGACGACGATCGCGAAAGCATTTGTAGAATTGGGTAGCGAACCGAAAGTGTAG
- the glyS gene encoding glycine--tRNA ligase subunit beta: protein MSKRDLLVEVGLEEMPARFVAQAAAQFKEKVEKWLTAERVPFDQITALETPRRFALLINGLAEKQPDRNDEAKGPARKIAQDEAGNWSKAALGFARSNNVEPDQLYYKEVNGIEYVHARKSEAGKPTTELLPQLAEVITSMSFPKNMRWGARDLKYVRPIRWLVALFGDELIDLEIAGVKSGRVSRGHRFLGTEVTLNHPSEYVSKLAEQYVMVNPDERRAAIVEQIHRLEKENGWTIPMDEGLLDEVVHLVEYPTALYGTFEQEFLSIPREVLVTSMREHQRYFPVENAQGQLLNHFVTVRNGDSRALENVAKGNEKVLRARLSDARFFYVEDQKLSIESCLKRLETIVYHEELGTIGDKVRRVRKTAAQMASKLGVSAEETKQVDRIAEIAKFDLVTNMVGEFPELQGIMGEDYARKAGETDLVASGVFEHYLPRFAGDKMPASAQGAIVSLADKMDTIVGCFSIGIVPTGSQDPYGLRRMAAGIVTILVERDWQISLADLWNAAMEGYVAQGVNKRAAEDVKKDLVDFFALRLKNVLQDHGVRYDVIDAVLAADLTLVPEVLAKAKALMGAVQTEEFKLIVEQFNRVNNLAQKAEADQVSEALFAEDVERALYQAFQAVQKDVEGLKDQEKVLATLSTLRQPINAFFDKVMVMAEDQAVRANRLGLLLQLSRVLYRYADFSKVVFA from the coding sequence ATGAGTAAGCGCGATCTACTCGTAGAGGTTGGTTTGGAAGAAATGCCTGCTCGTTTTGTCGCACAGGCAGCGGCACAATTCAAGGAAAAAGTAGAAAAGTGGCTGACTGCTGAGCGCGTGCCGTTTGATCAAATTACGGCATTGGAGACACCTCGTCGTTTTGCCCTGTTGATCAATGGATTGGCAGAAAAGCAGCCTGACCGCAATGATGAAGCGAAGGGTCCTGCACGCAAAATCGCACAAGATGAAGCGGGCAATTGGTCCAAGGCAGCACTCGGTTTTGCACGAAGCAACAATGTTGAGCCAGACCAACTGTATTATAAAGAAGTAAACGGGATCGAGTATGTTCATGCTCGTAAATCCGAAGCGGGAAAACCGACTACCGAGCTTTTGCCGCAACTGGCTGAAGTGATTACCAGCATGAGCTTCCCGAAAAACATGCGCTGGGGCGCACGCGATTTGAAATACGTTCGTCCGATTCGTTGGCTGGTTGCTTTGTTCGGCGATGAATTGATCGATCTGGAGATTGCAGGTGTAAAAAGCGGACGCGTTTCTCGTGGACACCGCTTCTTGGGAACAGAGGTTACGTTGAATCACCCGAGCGAATACGTGAGCAAGCTGGCTGAGCAGTATGTCATGGTGAATCCGGACGAGCGCAGAGCAGCCATTGTAGAACAGATTCATCGCTTGGAGAAGGAAAATGGCTGGACGATTCCAATGGACGAAGGACTTCTGGATGAGGTAGTCCATCTCGTAGAATATCCTACGGCTCTTTACGGAACGTTCGAACAAGAATTCCTTTCCATTCCACGTGAGGTTTTGGTGACCTCCATGCGTGAGCACCAGCGTTATTTCCCTGTTGAAAACGCTCAGGGTCAATTGCTGAATCATTTTGTGACAGTGCGTAACGGTGACAGCCGCGCTCTGGAAAACGTAGCGAAAGGGAATGAAAAAGTTCTTCGCGCACGTCTGTCTGATGCTCGTTTCTTCTACGTGGAAGACCAAAAGCTGTCCATTGAAAGCTGTCTGAAACGTTTGGAGACAATTGTTTACCATGAAGAGCTGGGAACAATCGGTGATAAAGTTCGCCGTGTACGCAAAACTGCTGCGCAAATGGCAAGCAAGCTGGGTGTGAGCGCGGAAGAGACGAAACAAGTAGACCGCATTGCAGAAATCGCAAAATTTGACCTCGTTACCAACATGGTAGGTGAATTCCCTGAACTGCAAGGGATTATGGGTGAAGATTACGCGCGTAAAGCGGGTGAGACTGACCTCGTAGCAAGTGGCGTATTCGAGCATTACCTCCCGCGTTTTGCAGGGGACAAAATGCCAGCTTCCGCCCAAGGCGCTATCGTCAGTCTGGCTGACAAGATGGACACGATCGTAGGCTGCTTCTCGATCGGGATTGTGCCTACTGGCTCACAGGACCCGTATGGTCTGCGCCGTATGGCAGCGGGGATCGTTACGATTTTGGTGGAGCGCGACTGGCAAATTTCTCTTGCCGATCTGTGGAATGCCGCGATGGAAGGCTATGTAGCGCAAGGCGTAAACAAGCGAGCAGCAGAAGACGTGAAAAAGGACCTCGTAGACTTCTTCGCACTCCGTCTGAAAAACGTCTTGCAGGATCATGGCGTGCGCTACGATGTCATTGACGCCGTTCTTGCTGCCGACCTGACACTGGTTCCAGAAGTGCTGGCAAAAGCAAAAGCATTGATGGGAGCGGTACAAACAGAAGAATTCAAGCTGATTGTGGAGCAGTTTAACCGGGTGAACAATCTGGCACAAAAAGCGGAAGCAGACCAAGTCAGCGAAGCTCTGTTCGCAGAAGATGTAGAACGTGCCTTGTATCAGGCATTCCAAGCTGTTCAGAAGGATGTAGAGGGTCTGAAGGATCAAGAGAAGGTGCTCGCAACCTTGTCAACCTTGCGCCAGCCGATCAACGCATTCTTTGATAAGGTAATGGTTATGGCCGAAGATCAGGCTGTTCGTGCAAATCGTCTGGGACTTCTCTTGCAACTTTCTCGTGTACTTTATCGCTATGCAGATTTTTCCAAAGTTGTATTCGCGTAA